Proteins encoded together in one Pelagicoccus enzymogenes window:
- a CDS encoding lipid-binding SYLF domain-containing protein translates to MIPSFKLLNRCVLAALLALAPASFAADEVDKDTSRLIRRSEKIANSLVDIQSEESSLIPPSVMQEAKGLIILKQYEAGVIFGAKGGFGIALRRGQDGNWSPPAWIKTGEISGGLQLGAQKLNVVLVIMNDDGLKMLNKAKFQIGVDATVTRGPTGSNYESNLTNAADIFAYTVNEGYYAGATFEGGVLLPDRRANETSYQQRLEVSEILASDSLTVPSFFDRILRLLREIEAGESEEF, encoded by the coding sequence ATGATCCCGAGCTTCAAACTTCTCAATCGATGCGTCCTGGCAGCCCTTTTGGCCCTCGCCCCTGCGAGCTTCGCCGCCGACGAAGTGGACAAGGACACCAGTCGCCTGATACGGCGTAGCGAAAAGATCGCCAATTCCCTCGTCGACATCCAATCGGAGGAAAGCTCGCTCATCCCCCCTTCCGTCATGCAAGAGGCCAAGGGGCTCATTATTCTCAAGCAATACGAAGCCGGCGTCATTTTCGGGGCCAAGGGCGGATTCGGCATCGCCCTGCGACGCGGACAAGACGGCAATTGGAGCCCGCCAGCTTGGATCAAGACCGGCGAAATCAGCGGCGGCCTGCAGCTTGGCGCACAAAAGCTCAACGTGGTGCTCGTCATCATGAACGACGACGGGCTCAAGATGCTGAACAAGGCTAAATTCCAGATCGGCGTCGACGCCACCGTCACCCGCGGCCCCACCGGCTCCAACTACGAGTCCAATCTCACCAACGCAGCCGACATCTTCGCCTACACCGTCAACGAAGGCTACTACGCCGGGGCCACCTTCGAAGGCGGCGTGCTGTTGCCCGACCGACGGGCCAACGAGACCAGCTACCAGCAACGCCTGGAAGTCTCCGAGATTCTCGCGAGCGATAGCCTGACCGTCCCCAGCTTCTTCGACCGCATCCTACGCCTCCTCCGCGAGATCGAAGCCGGCGAATCCGAGGAATTCTGA
- a CDS encoding MotA/TolQ/ExbB proton channel family protein codes for MDNTFSATLIDAWNIIVSGGWIMIPLFLLGLVAFYVGARLLLFFFRGNHKKTSIATCEEWVRDASKAQGTVGEIIRYSQDGVSSVEDIQDRFSEIRTAEIPRLQQNITFLQIMINTAPLMGLLGTVLGMLTTFYGIALGGSESTTSIVAGGIQVALITTQMGLCLAIPGYIFVYFLKQKVIDYESFLVRLESISLQHFANKA; via the coding sequence ATGGACAACACATTCTCAGCTACGCTCATTGACGCTTGGAACATCATCGTTTCAGGCGGCTGGATCATGATTCCGCTCTTCTTGCTAGGGCTTGTCGCCTTCTACGTCGGCGCTCGCCTGCTCCTCTTCTTTTTCCGAGGAAACCACAAGAAGACTTCCATCGCCACCTGCGAAGAATGGGTACGCGACGCTTCCAAGGCTCAGGGCACGGTGGGCGAGATCATTCGCTACTCCCAAGACGGCGTCTCCTCGGTTGAAGACATCCAAGACCGCTTCTCCGAAATCCGCACCGCGGAAATTCCCCGCCTGCAGCAAAACATCACTTTCCTGCAGATCATGATCAACACCGCCCCTCTGATGGGTCTGCTCGGTACCGTACTCGGCATGTTGACCACCTTCTACGGAATCGCCCTCGGCGGCTCCGAGAGCACCACTTCCATCGTGGCTGGCGGTATCCAAGTCGCCCTCATCACCACCCAGATGGGCCTCTGCCTCGCCATCCCCGGCTACATCTTCGTCTACTTCCTGAAGCAGAAGGTCATCGACTACGAAAGCTTCCTCGTCCGCTTGGAAAGCATCTCGCTCCAGCACTTCGCCAACAAAGCCTAA
- a CDS encoding energy transducer TonB, which yields MSSNYTPSDQQGNTFFNGTLAVVFTVGVFAILPFLQFLDSMGKKATLVDTAETSVQPPPPPPEDQPPPPEEEKEVQEPEMEEPPPPMTLAQLEMALNPGSGDATGDFGFGDYDSGIDALAGMQIFSLADVDKKPSALVMSTPLYPYSMQQSKTKGRVIVEFVLDANGKVHRVRATKSTHREFEEPAIQCVQRSTWNPAAKDGKPVACKVRIPIDFSP from the coding sequence ATGAGCTCTAACTACACCCCTTCGGACCAACAGGGAAACACCTTCTTCAACGGAACGCTCGCCGTAGTGTTCACCGTCGGCGTATTCGCCATCCTTCCCTTCCTACAATTCCTCGACAGCATGGGCAAGAAGGCCACGCTCGTCGACACCGCGGAAACCTCCGTGCAGCCGCCGCCACCTCCCCCAGAGGACCAGCCGCCTCCACCCGAAGAGGAGAAGGAAGTTCAGGAGCCCGAGATGGAAGAACCTCCCCCTCCCATGACCTTGGCTCAGCTGGAAATGGCCCTCAACCCGGGCTCCGGCGACGCGACAGGCGACTTCGGTTTCGGCGACTACGACAGCGGCATCGACGCCCTCGCCGGCATGCAGATCTTCTCCCTGGCCGACGTTGACAAGAAGCCCAGCGCTTTGGTGATGTCCACGCCGCTCTATCCCTACTCCATGCAGCAGTCCAAGACCAAGGGCCGCGTCATCGTAGAATTCGTCCTGGACGCCAACGGCAAGGTGCACCGCGTTCGCGCCACCAAGTCCACCCACCGCGAGTTCGAAGAGCCCGCCATCCAGTGCGTGCAACGCTCCACTTGGAACCCTGCAGCTAAGGACGGCAAGCCGGTAGCCTGTAAGGTGCGCATCCCTATCGACTTCTCGCCCTAG
- a CDS encoding (2Fe-2S)-binding protein has translation MSQYTLHINGTTRTVDVADDTPLLWVLRDHLGLVGTKFGCGKGLCGACTVHLNGAAMRSCQLPVGAAASGKITTIEGLAKNGKLTPVQEAWIEHDVPQCGYCQAGQIMSATALLANNRKPSDSEIDAAMSGNLCRCATYTRIREAIHTAAKS, from the coding sequence ATGAGCCAGTACACGCTTCATATCAACGGAACGACCCGCACGGTAGACGTTGCGGACGACACTCCACTCCTCTGGGTCCTGCGCGACCACCTCGGCCTCGTCGGCACCAAGTTCGGTTGCGGCAAGGGACTCTGCGGAGCCTGCACCGTGCACCTCAACGGGGCAGCCATGCGCTCCTGCCAGCTCCCCGTCGGAGCCGCCGCAAGCGGCAAGATCACCACCATCGAAGGCTTGGCCAAAAACGGAAAGCTCACTCCCGTGCAGGAAGCCTGGATCGAGCACGACGTCCCCCAATGCGGCTACTGCCAAGCCGGACAAATCATGAGCGCCACCGCCCTGCTGGCCAACAACCGAAAGCCCAGCGACTCCGAAATCGATGCCGCCATGTCCGGCAACCTCTGCCGCTGCGCCACCTACACTCGCATCCGCGAAGCCATCCACACCGCCGCCAAAAGCTGA